TGATACTTGATATCTACAATTGTTCCATTTTTTATTGCTACTTGCCAAATGGACATGTTCGATctccaattttttaaatttttttaattaagcaGCGAAGGAGGGAAATTAATGACAAGTAATTATGGCCTGCAATTTTATTTTCGAGATAaaaatgttttaatcctaatatTATCCTATATATAGTTAGATTAACTGTTAGAAATATTATAAGGTACTACACCATGGAACCAGGTTGAATCCAGTGAAGGTTACTTGGGATTTGAGATGGTAATTAAAATACCAACTCCCACTATTTAGTTGATAAGATAAGTTATGGAGAGGccaaagagagattgagagataGGGAGAGGGGGGGAAGGGGTAACACCATATAGTATAATTACACTATTAGCTCTTTAACCATTGTACCTCCAGTCATTATATGATGGGCAAAAACATAAGATTACAAATTTCATTTGGTTGCAAACGGACACACCCATGTGGTGTTTGCATATAATTTAGTCATCATTTTCCTTAGTAACTGCGATAGATATGCTATTTATAAAACATGTTTTGACTTTTTGGCCTAGAGTAACGGCTCTTGGGAATCAAATCGGAACAACTTCAGCAAAGTATGAGCGTCATAAGAATTCAGGAATCGAATACTCGATTCTCGGATAAAATGGCTATGTCACCTTCTGAGGATCGGGCGAAAAAGGATCGAAGAAGTTGGGTCCGGGTAATTCAGACTTCGGACAAAGGGACAAGGCTCAAAAACTCAGAAATTAGTTGGGGAAGGCCCCAAAACAagggaaacagaaaaaaatgacGAAAACTGGGCTCTGAGAGCTCCCCCTCTCTTAGAAACTTGAAATGTGCAAATGAGGGGGAGGAGGAaaggggctatttataggcaaaaatggGTTCTGCGACGCCACTGCATGACAGGACTGCACTGTGcatgtctttatttatttattagaaaAAGAACACTTGCTTACATATGTTGGACTGACAAGAAGATAAAATTTATAATCAATATTGGTCTCAATTATTCAATGAACATGAATACACCTTTCACGAAGAATAGTTGGGCCCGCATATTGAAAGAATATGACAAAAAATGTGAGAAGCAAATAATTATGCCACaactaaaaataaatggaaCATTTTGAAAGTTATGTGGCTTGCATGAGTGTTTTTTAAAATAAGACTAACAATTAGAGGTGGAACAAGGGTCTCGGAATAGATGATCAATCTAGTGAAGAGCATTGTATGGCTTATGTAAAGATAAATCCTTCACATAATAAATCCAACTTTAATTTGTAGTTTATAATCCTATATGATTTTCGGGGCAAAAAATCTCTACTTGGCCGCATAGTCTCTACACAAATGTCTGGCCCAATAGGTGAACATGCCTAGGTATCTTTCAGGGGGTAGAAgtgtcatctcacggtgccctatgagagggcataggaaacactaccaagtagagatctttttctctaatttttgaTAGTATTTTATGTCATAATTAAATTGCATAAGCATTCCCACAAAAAACATTTCTAGAATGCTCCCTTACATAATGAAATACTATTaaaagtgctttttttttttttacaaaaaaaaaaaacctaccttcTATGTGTTGTGGGTCACACATATCATCCTATCACTTCGAATCAACTCTACTTCAAGTCAAACATCCCATATAGAAATTACAATTAAACATTGTATTTTTATTTCACCCTACTTGATCACTTCACTTAATCAAATGAGGCCTTCCATCATTTGAATCACTCATCAGCCTTCTTGTAGGGtgatgaatttttatctgctaTTGGGCACTGCAGCGCTGTTGTGCCATCGTGCGGCACAACAGCGGCCATGTATACACAAcgggccccactgtgcacacatgaccgctactgcgccgcacgatggcacagcagcggataaagatCCGTGGGTGATAGCCAATCATTATGTATCTTCtgttcaaaattaaaaaaaaaaaaaagaaagggaaaattacatgattaactacttttgggttttcatttacaaaactgtccaccttatgtttgagttaacaaaaatagacaaaaacaagtttagttttacaaaactagacaaaatagtgactctccttccttccttggcaGTTCCCCtctaaaaaaatctctttttttttcctctattacttggggtagcagagaatggcggtggcggtggcggtggcggtggctgtgacaagggtagggttgcagggaacggaggatgcctgggcgagaaggcaatgataaggataaaaatgtctaaaaaagtaagtgtgggagggagagataCTATTTTGTcaagttttgtaaaccttaacttgtttttgtctatttttgttaactcaaacatacgGTGGAcaattttataaatgaaaatccaaaagtagctaatcatgtaattttcccaaaaaaaaaaaaaaccactcagTATCCACCGTGCTTTAGGAATTTTCGCCAATCAGATCATCGGGCACGGACGACGGGGCTAGAGGCAGAGAATGGGATCTTCGAAATTTCGAACCATCCGTTGGTGGACCCAAAAGATCGAGCCTGGTTCTGTCGCGAAAATAGACCAATGGCCGGAGGCCACATCATGGTGGTTTCCATTTCATAAAAAGTAGAAGAAACACTAATAACGAGTAACGACTGTGGAAAGCAAGATTAAGGAATTGAGGATCTCTCTCACATCAGCTGCTATCGCGCAACGATGGAGGGATTCAAACAATTAACATGTATTTCGATTCTTCTGCAATTATTCTTTAATCTTCTTCCTTCGGCCATCGCGGTTTCATCTGGGTATTGATTATGATTCATtgttaaaccctaattttgttgtttcttcaaATTTCTGAATGGATGGTCCTTACTCTTTGATTATGATTCTTCATATTTTAGTACTGAATGTATTTCTATTTGAATTGGATTTTGCAGGCCGACAGAAGGTTACACCATTAATGGCCGGGTTAAGGCTGAAGGTATTCATGTTGTTCCCTCTTTTCTAGTTCCATTCAATTTGTCTTTTTACttgatttcttttcattcttctttCCTCGACTTCTGCCTTTTATATTGGTTTCATTAGTAGTTTGTGAGTCGAAAGGTGGAAGCAGCGAACTATTCCTCATTTTACTTCCACTAGATCCGATTTAACACAATTTcattcaattcttcttccaacTCTCTCAATCAGTGTGTATTTATTGTACTTGATGCTAAGATTCGAATTTCAAGATCAGAAACACGTTAAGAATTACACTCTTCGAAAGCCATTATATACTCTGAGCCTTCCATGGGACCTGGGGGGAAGACATGGATTTTATACATAAGCATTTGCAGTTCATTGAAGCAGCACTTGAATGTTAGGGGTTTGATTCTACCATATCCAAGTCAGGCTCCTGCATTAACAGAATAAAATTGATggtttcaccaaaaaaagaaaagcgaaattaataagaaaatcaaaattcacGTAACCggtaattaaattctttttccAATGATCCAGTCATCACGCATTCCTAATTGCAGTGATCATGGTTATCTTGGATGTTCCTGCTTCTAGGAGACCTTCATTCTCCTGAAGCCCTCTTGATGTGACATTTTTCCAAGCATTGTATTTAGAATGATATTCATCTGCAGTAATTAACTTTGAGGCCTTATCTTTGTTTCTCATGATCACAAGCATTGTTAAACAAACCAAAACCAAGAgagcatgtgtgtgtgtgtttggggggggggggggggggatgattGTTGGCttgaaaaggagaaagtttGTCCAGCTACTATTTTCTCTTGAtttcagaaatggaagcctGATATTCATTAGTCTAGATTTGTGACGATTTTGCTTCTGAAACTCTTATCTGAATCAGAAGGAAAATTTACTTATTGGTTCCAGTTAATGAACTATTGAACTCTATGCGTCCCACTGTAATTGTCTTGCCAGAATAGAATAGGAAAGcacatattttaatttctaTGTCATGTTGTCAAAATTGGCTTGGGCATAATGGATTTAGCTTCACCAACAAGATTTCTTGGCCGTTGACTTTGATCTGGCCATCTGGGTATTGGACATTGAATGGACGAGATGATAAAATTTTCCTACAATCTGGTTTTATCATGGGATTTCAAATTCATAAAATATTCTTTGGATGATGTAGAGACGTGAAGTTGTGTAAGATCAATTGATAGAGTTGTAGAAGGTCAATTGATAGAGCTGTAGAAGATCACATTAATTACGGATCACAACCAATTTATGCACAACTTTACCTCTGAATTTTTGTATTCAATTTTGACCATGCAATTTAGTTCCTTGGAAACTAAAATTTTCTCAGAACTCGTGTGGACTAGAGAGTTATCTTGTGAATGATTGCATTTGTTCTGTTTTGTACTCCAATATTGTTATGAAAATTCTCAACCTAATGCAAGTAAGACCTTATCCCATCTATTACCATGAGAACCATTGATAGAATAGAAGTTATGGAAGTCTCAGTGTCTCagtacttttttctttttcttttctattttgtagTTAATGTTAATTGAGAGAACAATTGAGtgcttattatttttcttctgtttgtcCCTGGTTCTGGTGTTGTTTATTATGTTGTCTTAAATATAATGTGGAACTGATCCATTGACTCTTCTTAGATAGTGATGGTTTAATTTGGCAGGTATGGGTGCAACAGGTTTCAGTCTTGCTGCAAAAAAATCGAATGCCAAAATCACACTTAATGGTGGTCAAAAAGTTACTTTTCTTAGACCTGATGGCTATTTTTCATTGTATCCTACTGATTTGTTTGACATGCGTTACATCTTACTCTCCACTTTGTCCATGAGAAACTTTGCATTATTCCGTCCTTTAATATCTTTTACATTTACTTCACAAGTGCCTGTATATTTCTCATAAATTGTTATTTGTGCCCAATTATTTTGTAAGTTGTAGTTGGCTTCGTGCCTTTTGACAATTTGACAACTAGTACTCCATGGTTTCCATTTATGATTGGTATCTTAAGGGTTTTGTTAAGTATATAACTAATTTCActccatcaattttttttttctgttgcacgtaattaaaaaaaaaatttagtgatGGTTTTCCAGTCACCACGGTTCAGCATCTGGGTGGGCTTTCAAAAAGTTGCTTGGCAACATAAATTTGTCAACTTTCCCAGTctttatgaaagcaaaatagTATTCTCATTGAGAAATACTGCATTTGTAGGCAGGTCAAAATAAGATCTTTGTGATATTTAGGCAATCATGCAAGTCCCTTGGTTATATTTACTAAATCACTTGTTGGATCTGACTGATCTGTTTTGGAGCCCTCAGTACCATCTTTAAATTCAACCATGTAGAAGCACATAATTCAATACAGAATGCAGTTCTATTATATCTTATTTGAGTGATGGTAGTGTCATTCTGTAAGCAATGGGTATTCCTTAACCTGTTCTACTTAAAGCCACAATGTGCCAGCGGGGACTCATCTAATTGAAGTGGTTGCTATTGGTTATTTCTTTTCTCCGGTTGGTTTCTTCTCTTTGCATTTCTCAGCTTTTTAAAGTTTTAAGTAATCGTGAAGAATTCCATAGGATTCCGTTCTCTTCACATGTTCAGGTACGTGTTGATGTCAGTGCTAGAAATGCTGGAAAAGTTCAGGCAGCACTGACAGAGAACAGGAAGGGTTTGAGCAAATTGGTGTTGGAGCCTTTAAGAGAGGAGCAATATTATGAGGTGGGTTCAGATTCAAAAATTGGGTCATCTTGCAGCAACATCCTTTTTtatgataatttttttcttaCTGGACTTTGACTGCAAGttgatctctcttcttattCCACTACAGAGAAGGGAACCCTTCTCCATAATGTCTATCATAAAGAGCCCAATGGGTCTGATGGTTGGCTTCATGCTGGTTGTTGTATTTCTCATGCCAAAACTAATGGAGAACATGGGTACTGTATTCCTAAACTtgattcttttattcctttcagtGTTGTTCTGAATGCTTGGTTACTCAACTTGGGGCTGACCTGGATTGATTCAGTCCAGGGAGGATTTAGTGTAAGTTCTGCGTTCAGAACTTCATTTAATCTAAGTCATGCTTATGCCTAACAGTGGGTAGATTGCCCAACTGGGCCTAGTGCAGTGGCCCTCCTGAGTTTGACTGGTGACTGGGTCCAGGCTTATGTCACTTATGAGGGATATTTACACCAGGCGGCTAACAGAAcgtccaaattttttttttcacctgcTACTGGTGTACATGTGCAGCAGAAATGGAGTGACCCTCGAAAGCAATTGGGTCACACTCACCTGCTACTGGTGTACATGTGCAGCAGAAATGGAATGACCCTCGAAAGCAATTGGGTCACACTTTAGGAAGCTCTTAgttcaaatattttgaatcaatTCTGACCATTCTGTTTGTATGTGTGGGGTGAGGGGATTTATCGTTCAAAAAGTTTCACGTCTGGCATCAGTCCACCTCATTGTGGAAGATGTTATAGGTGCAACCCATATTTTTGGTTCTAAAttaactcaactcagccttatcccaactaaatgggaccAGCTACATGtatctttttttattcattcagctctattcaaaaCCATTCatgttactagtcctaagctatgcatgtctttccgcgccaacttctcctagagtcattctagcctacccctggctcttttatcTCCTTCGATCTGAGTCAAATCACCCCTTCATACTAGAGCACCCAAAGGCCTCCCTTGTACATGTCAATGCCTCCTCAAACTACTTTctcgcaacttatcatgtattggagctactatCAAATTAGCTCTTATTTGTTCATTCCTCATCttattttttctagttttcccactcatccacctcaacatcctcatttcagcgcCACTAAGTTGGTTCATTTGTTGTTTCTTCATTGTCCAACATTCAGCTCTATTCCATACATCATAGGTTGGTTGTATAAccatcctataaaattttcctttaagctttaaaagaatACGTCAATCACGCAACACTCCAGATGCacccctccacttcatccacccaattttaattctttgtgcaaagtcattctctatctctcctttatttatgataaaaCCTAGGTACCTAAAATTTCCAATTTGCTGTATCTCactatcatcaatttttttccacaatttttaatcctattgttactaaagttacacaccatatactttgtttttgtactacttatcttaaaatcttttgattccaaggctgatctccataactctgaCTTTGCATTTCTccctgcttttgtttcatccaccgaAACAATATCATTAGTAAAATATATGCTAAGGGATCTGATTTTGAATGTCTCGAGTCAGCCCATCTATAATTAGTGCAAACAAATACAGGTTTttagctgatccttgatgtaatccaattatAATTGAGAATTGAATACCATgtccccccacagttcttacactagtcacttCACCATTATAGATGTTTTCaactatgtccacatatttactcgaaaCACTTGTCAAATTAACTAACTAAGAATTCTATTATAAGCCTATTTTAAGTCAATAAAGactatatggagatccttcttataTTCTCTAAATTTTTTCATTATCTCCTTAGCAAATAAATGGTTTTTGTGTgtgatcttcctggcataaaactaAATTGGTTATTCAAAatattagtttcttgtctcaggtgggtttcaattaTTCGCTCCCATAATTTTATAATATGGCTCTTAACGTTTATTCTGCTATAGTTACTACAACTTTGCATATcatctttatttttaaaaattggaatcaCAATGCTTCTcgtccattcatctggcatttttcTTGTTCCCATTATCTTGTTAAACAATTTAGCCAAGTTATTCCATAAATTCCTAAACTCTTCCACACCTCTACTAGGATACCATCTGGATCTACTGCTTTACCTATTTTCATCTTATTTAAAGCTTCATTTACTTTAGATACCctaattttttgtatatatctagGATTTGTGATGCGGAACCCAGCTCACAAAACCCTATTTGGGTTCACTATGAGCCCATCTAATTGTATAGTACCCAAAAATAGAATGaaaatggcaattctgtaaaatATATCGAAGGTAACAAATGGGCTGGTGGCAGAATTGTATTAATCAGGATATTAGAGAGGAACttggtatgtaaaagaagaggGGATACAAAGGGGATGACTATTTATTGTGTAGGGATACAGTtggaaggaaaacaaaaataaggataaaaagggagggcaagaaaagaaatttaaaaaaaaaaataactctaAAAGAAAACCCATGAATGGAAGTTATCTTCAACCTTCTAACCAAACCAGGAGGTGGAAAACTGGAGAGGATTCAGGTGTGTGAACTCCACCCAAGCTCCGGTTAAGCTGAAATATTGGGATATGGCTCCCAACCCAAAGGCCCGTCGACTACAACTACTGGTCACCCAAACAGCATAGAAAGAAGGAGGATTGAAACCTGAAACTAGAACCTGgcagtagaagaagaagcaggtCTGAACTCAACTCTGCAATTCACTACTCCAACCGGATTTGGGGCTCAAACTCAGCAGGATGGGTGACCCTAAGATAAGTAAATGATTCCTAAATTCTGAGgacagaagaagaggaattaaaGAGATCGCTGATAATGCTTGGGCAGCAAATCACATCAGAACAGAACAGAAATATAGCATAAcagggaaagaaggaaaatatataagaagaagaagacaaatgaGGGAAGAAAACTAGATCGGGGGGAACAAAGTGAGGGTTCACACAGGCCACATAGGTACTCAAACAATAATCAATATCATTTCATTATCAAATCTGAGTTCGTTGGTTACATTGCTtgcatatataaagaaaaaataagactCCCAATAATCTAAAACTATAATGGAATCAAACTCTTAAGACTAAAAGCGGAATAGAACTCTACCACTTCATAGCCTattcaaattaaaacaaaagattacaagataaatccaaatGAATAAACTACTAATTTCCTATCAAACCCAAACAGGTTCGGCCCTGTCCCGGGAATTGCTCCTGCATCAATTTGTGGTTTCTTAATGGTTATTATAACCTTTTAAAACACTTTTACTTgtattgttttcatttattAAGCTATAGAAATAGTTTTTCCACCTCTCTTTAATCTCCTCATTACTTAATAATACATTACTATCTTCACTTTTAATCTATCTAATATGGTTGAGAGCTCTACTCTTTCTGTTCCTCCTTTTAGCTAGTTTATAAATATCTTTTACTCCTTTGTGCTTAAATTGttatagagatcctcatatttcttggTCCTTGCCTTTCCTATCTCCAAAACCGTGTCCTCCATGGATTCTTTCATAACCTTTACTACCTCTTCCAACATGTCCATTTAGATCACCctctataataatcttttctccttgactaattCCTTAAACTAATTTATATGTGTTCTCAAAATTGTTTGTTAGTATTTTCATTTAATCTGATTTAGGGTGGTATGCACAAATTAATATTGGTTACCTAACACAAGTTTTGTAGATATTATTCTATCAATAATTTTGAATATTTGTGATACTGTTCTGTGTACTATTTGTCATTTGTAAGAAATTTAGAAGGGTTCTTAATGTTATTCAACAGGCTGCCACTTCTGCTTACTAAACTTAGACTTGTGCGGCTTGCACTATGGATCTCAAAGATGGGATAATCTTTTTAATTGAGTGCTATTAGTGATCATATCATTCTACCTGTTTTATTGTCAGATCCTGAAGAAATCAAGCGAACTCAAGAAGAAATGAGGAGCCAAGGGGTTCCTTCCCTTGCAAACTTGTTGCCAGGAGCTGCAAGGAGCTGAGACTAATTCAAATCGCCTATAAGAGAGGACTTCTTCTAAGTCTGGAAGCCCATGTACTGaaaggagtgtcgatcaaggCCCTAATGTGAACCGAAATGATTCTTCTCACAGATGTGGTTTTACTCACATTTCATTTCGAACCTATTGCTGTAAATTTGTATCATGGTTTTGTTGAATTATATGTATCCTCTTATCCAGAGgttgaaatattaaaattttcctCTCAAACATGATTGTATACCACAACAAAATCATGAATGTTTTATCTGGAGAGGTGTCTACTTGAGTATGATGGTGCTATATGAGATGCATGAAATTATTCTGTTTTTAcattaacaaaaaagaaagaaaaaaaatgaaattcctCTTTCCCATTCAGACTATCTTGCCCAACTGTTCAAAACATGAAGGCTGTCTTGTTGGAAGCTCCCGAGCATAGCAGAGTTTCCTAATCATTTCTGCTAGGGCATGCTTGCTTTGAACTGAAGTTAGTGTAACTGAGGTACAATCAACAAATGTTTTGCACTTTTCATCCAAGCTAACGCCCTATGGAAAAGTTTCTCAttctatattttcattttcattttcttttctttcacaacactgaaatttttattacatttctcataaaaaaattttGCTTACAACTTAAATGTTGCATTAAGAACACACTTAACGAATAAGTGTCACTTCGttgtttgtgatattttcagTCCAGGACTTGAGGCAATTGTTATTGTTAACAAGTTTATCTGTGTTTTCTTACTTTCCCTTTCATTGTAATTGGAAATTTTGATCTAAATCAAGAAGGAAACCAGAAGACAACTGTTATCGCAATTGATTAGAGTACTCTACCAATACAGTGCAGGTTCCCAATAGGTAATGGGTTTGACtatcctctcctctcttcaccTTGTGCCTTAAGGcacccctctcccccctccccttccccccacACCCCAACACTGCCACCACTTTTATTCTCTAGTAGCTGTGGTAAAAATCCCCATGGGACACTATAAGATACgtagagggaggggggggggttgagaaTAAAACTAGGGAGAACCAAGTTCAAGCCTGGACTATGCCCAATCAACGGGTTTTCTAGGTGGGCTAGGTCTTCTGTTCCAAAACTGAACCGGGTATATTACGTGCATCGGCTTTCAAgagtgtttttattttattgtaatgTATTAGTGTGTGGGGAATTGTATTGAGTCAGCATGGAGTTATCTGTTCCTTTATTAGGGAGTTATATATCAACATGGTAGGTAGAAGTTATTAGAGAAAAGTGGGAAGCTTAGTTGTACTAGGTAGTTagttataatattattatatggCTATTTAAACATTGTTAGACGTAATGAAAAGATAAAGTTTGAATACCTAAAATATCTCTTAGGGAGAAGAGATGCGAAGAGGTTCGGCATATCACCACCAAGTAAGTATAGTTCCTAAAACCTCAGTAGCCTGGGTTTTGGGCATCTCATATAAAAAGGGTAAACCTTTTTGAAGGAAGACGCGTGAAGTGAACATCATACataatccaaaaagaaaagataaaaaaaccttaaaaactCTACGCACCAAACCACTttgaaagaaggaaggaaggaagagagaggactCCCCACGACTAaggagtctttttttttttaaataaaattccCAAAAGATAACACAGATTGGGGGGCGTTAACTTCTTTTTGGATCCTTGACCGTAACGGTTTCGATCATTCCAACAAAAGTTTTCTCTTACGAAATCTATAAAATCTAGTGGATGGTAGTACTCATGAGTCTTTCATGTGAGGTGTCAAGCCACACGTCTGAGTCACGAAAAGAAGGAAACGGGTGAGAACAATCTTaatatttttatcaaaaaaaaaagcaacaatCTCAATCGTGCTGTCTTGTTCTGCTTATGCTGTTCAGACACAGGATTACGCACAATGATCGTCTTATCCCCACTTGAATAAGATGTTCAGACAAAGATAAGGCGGTCAATGCAGCCGTCTTATGTCTGTGTAGCACGACAGcgtcgtagaagatctggatctaTATatgagttctctctctctctcaaaataaGACACATGTCCACAGGGTATAAGTGACTGtcgtgctctctctctctctctctgtggaaATACGACACATGTCCAGAGGATATAAGTGACTATCGTGATCTGATCAATGCATCGTCTGATCATCCAAGCAAGGTCAATTCCAGGTTTCCAGGTCCAAGATATACATTTAGGTGGGGCCCGTCATGTAGTTTTGAGCGAGTGTGGGTAGCCGTGTGGGGGGACCAAATTTTGGCTTCTTTTGCTGACTTGGGAAGGTGAGAGACTGAGAGGAGAGGAGGAGTCCTTTTCCTTTGAGACTTATATCTATATGCGTTATAGATATTTCTTTCGTTTGTGTGATCTGGTTTTATGGACCGACCTACTCATAGTCTCATACATAAGCTATCCATAGATGGAGGTTGAGGGATCTGTTATTTATATTACATGGTATGTCTGATGCATggattgagg
The sequence above is a segment of the Telopea speciosissima isolate NSW1024214 ecotype Mountain lineage chromosome 7, Tspe_v1, whole genome shotgun sequence genome. Coding sequences within it:
- the LOC122667572 gene encoding ER membrane protein complex subunit 7 homolog isoform X1 gives rise to the protein MEGFKQLTCISILLQLFFNLLPSAIAVSSGPTEGYTINGRVKAEGMGATGFSLAAKKSNAKITLNGGQKVTFLRPDGYFSFHNVPAGTHLIEVVAIGYFFSPVRVDVSARNAGKVQAALTENRKGLSKLVLEPLREEQYYERREPFSIMSIIKSPMGLMVGFMLVVVFLMPKLMENMDPEEIKRTQEEMRSQGVPSLANLLPGAARS
- the LOC122667572 gene encoding ER membrane protein complex subunit 7 homolog isoform X2, whose protein sequence is MEGFKQLTCISILLQLFFNLLPSAIAVSSGPTEGYTINGRVKAEGMGATGFSLAAKKSNAKITLNGGQKVRVDVSARNAGKVQAALTENRKGLSKLVLEPLREEQYYERREPFSIMSIIKSPMGLMVGFMLVVVFLMPKLMENMDPEEIKRTQEEMRSQGVPSLANLLPGAARS